From the Xenorhabdus ishibashii genome, one window contains:
- the bamE gene encoding outer membrane protein assembly factor BamE: MRCKLLTAATVSLVMLTAGCSMFERIVYRPDINQGNYLTPAAVSKIHKGMTQQQVSYTLGTPMLTDPFGSQTWYYVFRQQPGHGKATQETLTLTFDNQGVLTDIKDEKSLPENQ, translated from the coding sequence ATGCGCTGTAAATTGTTGACTGCCGCTACTGTATCTCTTGTTATGCTGACTGCGGGTTGCTCTATGTTTGAGCGAATTGTTTATCGCCCTGATATTAATCAAGGAAACTACCTTACGCCGGCTGCGGTATCAAAAATCCATAAGGGAATGACTCAGCAGCAAGTTTCTTACACTTTGGGAACACCAATGCTGACCGATCCGTTTGGGAGTCAAACCTGGTATTACGTATTCCGCCAACAACCAGGCCATGGGAAAGCAACTCAGGAAACCCTGACACTTACCTTTGATAACCAAGGTGTGCTAACTGATATCAAGGATGAAAAATCACTACCAGAGAATCAGTGA
- a CDS encoding RnfH family protein, with protein sequence MSEINIEVVYALPERQYLRNVKVPQGATVEQAIVTSGLLTLRNDIDLAKNKVGIYSRPAKLTDTLEEGDRVEIYRPLVADPKEMRRKRAERAKNNA encoded by the coding sequence GTGTCTGAGATTAATATCGAAGTCGTTTATGCTCTGCCTGAACGGCAATATCTTCGTAATGTGAAAGTACCGCAAGGAGCAACCGTCGAACAGGCGATTGTAACGTCTGGTCTTTTGACATTACGTAATGATATCGATTTGGCTAAAAATAAAGTTGGTATTTATAGCCGTCCTGCCAAATTGACTGATACCTTGGAAGAGGGGGATCGTGTAGAGATTTATCGCCCTCTGGTTGCTGATCCAAAAGAAATGCGCCGTAAACGAGCAGAGCGCGCGAAAAACAATGCGTGA
- a CDS encoding type II toxin-antitoxin system RatA family toxin, with product MPQISRSALVPYSVEQMYKLVNDVTSYPDFLPGCVGSRVISSSNNEMTASVEVSKAGISKTFVTRNTLFDNQRISMQLVDGPFRKLMGGWHFIPLSEDACKVELHLDFEFTNKLIELAFGKVFKELAGNMVQAFTQRAREVYSV from the coding sequence ATGCCACAGATTAGTCGCTCTGCGCTAGTGCCTTACAGCGTGGAACAAATGTATAAATTGGTCAACGATGTGACATCTTATCCAGATTTTTTACCAGGATGTGTGGGTAGCCGTGTAATAAGCAGTAGCAATAATGAAATGACGGCTTCCGTTGAGGTCTCTAAAGCAGGGATCAGTAAGACGTTCGTAACGCGCAATACGTTATTTGATAATCAACGTATCAGTATGCAGCTTGTTGATGGGCCTTTCCGTAAGTTAATGGGAGGGTGGCATTTTATTCCGTTAAGTGAAGATGCTTGCAAGGTTGAGTTGCATCTCGATTTTGAATTTACTAATAAGTTGATTGAATTGGCCTTTGGCAAGGTATTTAAAGAGCTGGCTGGTAATATGGTTCAGGCTTTTACTCAACGTGCACGTGAGGTCTACAGTGTCTGA
- the smpB gene encoding SsrA-binding protein SmpB, which translates to MTKKKAHKPGSATIAMNKRARHEYFIEEEFEAGLSLQGWEVKSLRAGKANISESYVLLKDGDAYLFGATITPLNVASSHIVCDPTRSRKLLLNKRELDSLYGRINREGYTIVALSMYWKNAWCKIKIGVAKGKKAHDKRSDIKEREWKLDKARIMKNSGR; encoded by the coding sequence ATGACAAAGAAAAAAGCACACAAACCCGGTTCGGCAACAATTGCCATGAATAAGCGAGCCCGCCACGAATACTTCATTGAGGAAGAATTTGAAGCAGGCTTATCCCTACAAGGTTGGGAAGTTAAATCACTGCGCGCTGGCAAGGCTAACATCAGTGAGAGTTATGTTTTGCTCAAAGATGGTGATGCTTATCTTTTTGGTGCCACGATTACGCCCTTAAACGTTGCTTCTTCCCACATAGTTTGTGATCCGACACGATCACGCAAGCTACTACTTAACAAACGCGAGCTTGATTCATTGTATGGCCGAATCAATCGGGAAGGTTACACCATCGTCGCACTTTCCATGTATTGGAAAAATGCCTGGTGCAAAATCAAAATTGGCGTTGCAAAAGGCAAAAAAGCGCACGATAAACGTTCAGACATCAAAGAACGTGAGTGGAAATTAGACAAAGCGAGAATTATGAAGAATTCTGGGCGTTAA
- a CDS encoding IS982 family transposase, whose amino-acid sequence MSQQDFIIWVFCWVDDNLTALQQGTRLRSRGIPPKLSDAEVIAMEVIGEFLGFSTDKGIWTYFCTHWRAWFPGLGSRANFAKQASNLWVVKQKLQEKLARLLGAFDKPVHIIDGFPLSVCGFKRAKGSANFKGQADYGYCAAKNETYYGFKGHLMIDETGVVTGFTLTPANVSEREATWDVIGPIKGYLLGDKGYLGTEFKQEMKKEGIEMITPVRANMDDPVPRETRKRINARRRLIETVIGQLAGQFAIEKCWARDLWHLSNRIARKLLSHTLGIFANFKQGKNQRDWLQQAKVIGC is encoded by the coding sequence ATGTCACAGCAAGATTTTATCATTTGGGTGTTTTGTTGGGTAGACGATAATTTAACAGCGTTACAGCAAGGCACACGATTGAGGAGCCGGGGGATCCCACCTAAGTTGAGTGATGCGGAAGTCATCGCGATGGAAGTGATTGGTGAATTCTTAGGATTTTCAACAGATAAAGGCATTTGGACGTATTTTTGTACCCACTGGCGCGCATGGTTTCCGGGGTTAGGTTCACGCGCTAACTTTGCCAAACAAGCCTCTAATCTTTGGGTTGTCAAACAAAAACTGCAAGAAAAGCTGGCGAGATTATTGGGCGCGTTCGACAAGCCGGTACATATTATCGACGGATTTCCGCTGTCCGTCTGTGGATTCAAAAGAGCAAAAGGCAGTGCCAACTTTAAAGGACAAGCCGATTATGGGTACTGCGCCGCCAAAAACGAAACTTACTACGGCTTTAAAGGGCATCTTATGATAGATGAAACCGGCGTGGTAACGGGGTTTACGCTGACACCCGCCAATGTCAGTGAGCGTGAAGCAACCTGGGATGTAATCGGCCCGATAAAAGGCTATTTGCTGGGTGATAAAGGGTATTTAGGTACTGAATTTAAACAAGAAATGAAAAAAGAAGGCATTGAAATGATAACCCCGGTGCGTGCCAATATGGATGACCCTGTCCCCAGAGAGACGAGAAAGCGCATTAATGCCAGGCGACGTTTAATTGAAACCGTCATTGGCCAACTCGCCGGGCAATTTGCTATCGAAAAGTGCTGGGCACGGGACTTGTGGCACTTGAGTAATCGAATAGCCAGAAAACTGCTTTCTCACACGTTGGGTATTTTTGCCAATTTTAAACAAGGAAAAAATCAACGCGACTGGCTCCAACAAGCCAAGGTTATAGGGTGTTAA
- a CDS encoding helix-turn-helix domain-containing protein: protein MANRQLSPEIQQYNRQLVIRMYQEGVSRQTIAAALGINYNTICIWVRAWKKGQ from the coding sequence ATGGCTAATCGACAACTCTCACCTGAGATACAGCAATATAACCGACAACTCGTGATACGGATGTATCAGGAAGGCGTTTCACGGCAGACGATTGCCGCCGCTTTAGGTATTAACTACAACACGATTTGTATTTGGGTCAGAGCCTGGAAAAAGGGGCAATGA
- a CDS encoding DNA-3-methyladenine glycosylase 2 family protein — MGVSEIVKQNKIKKGIIWHEKPALLTIIIEENKAKIQLDIDGGNDCSSQHQALSTLASHMLGLKQPVDIFESIYQDHPVIGELVSRQAGLRIYQSATPFEALNWAIIGQQISLSAAISIRRRFIQAVGIQHSSGLLCYPNYKQVMQCSQHNLRQCGFSVGKANALLNVCQLIDSGVLELNIPEGENGVKRLTDSLLAIKGIGMWTVNYALLRGFNYLDGSLHGDVAVRRNLQYLLSQKEKVSAEQAEKWLAGFSPWKALVGAHLWQQQSSSGY; from the coding sequence ATGGGGGTTTCTGAAATCGTGAAACAGAATAAAATTAAAAAAGGGATTATTTGGCATGAAAAACCCGCCCTTTTGACAATCATAATAGAAGAGAATAAGGCAAAAATACAGCTTGATATCGATGGTGGTAACGATTGCTCTTCACAACATCAAGCATTATCGACGCTAGCTTCCCATATGCTTGGTTTGAAACAACCCGTTGATATATTCGAATCTATCTATCAAGATCATCCTGTTATTGGGGAATTGGTTAGCAGGCAAGCGGGCTTACGCATTTATCAGTCTGCGACACCTTTTGAAGCGCTTAATTGGGCGATAATCGGGCAACAAATTAGCTTAAGCGCAGCAATTTCCATTAGACGACGTTTTATTCAGGCAGTGGGGATTCAGCACTCTTCTGGGTTACTGTGTTACCCTAATTATAAGCAAGTGATGCAATGTTCACAGCATAATCTCCGTCAGTGTGGTTTTTCTGTAGGTAAAGCCAATGCCTTATTGAATGTTTGCCAACTTATTGACTCTGGGGTATTGGAGCTAAATATTCCAGAGGGAGAAAATGGGGTGAAACGGCTGACAGATAGCTTGCTTGCTATCAAGGGCATCGGCATGTGGACAGTTAATTATGCCTTGCTACGAGGATTCAATTATCTGGATGGTTCACTACATGGCGATGTTGCCGTCAGGCGTAATCTCCAATATTTGCTCAGCCAAAAAGAAAAAGTGAGTGCGGAACAGGCAGAAAAATGGCTGGCAGGTTTTTCTCCCTGGAAAGCGTTGGTGGGGGCGCATTTATGGCAACAGCAATCCAGTAGTGGATATTAA
- a CDS encoding HD domain-containing protein, with translation MLSFSPFEDLAQQLLPMAIEGDDGAHDIAHLHRVWRNAKQICEAESGNLRLVFVAVLLHDCVSVEKNAPNRHLASRMAAEKAALILKDLAWDEKEINAVCHAIEAHSFSAGLSPRTLEAKIVQDADRLDSIGMIGVGRCFYTAGRMGSSLYDLYDPLAKQREYNDKAYTIDHFFTKLFKIESGFQTVSGRKMASERTERMKMFLDDFLDEIQVEVAD, from the coding sequence ATGTTATCTTTTTCACCGTTTGAAGATTTGGCGCAACAGCTTTTACCTATGGCAATAGAAGGTGATGATGGTGCGCATGATATTGCTCACCTTCATCGGGTATGGCGAAATGCCAAACAAATTTGTGAAGCGGAATCTGGTAACTTGCGATTAGTGTTTGTCGCTGTGCTATTGCATGATTGTGTGAGTGTTGAAAAAAATGCACCAAACCGACATCTTGCCTCACGCATGGCAGCAGAAAAAGCAGCATTAATACTGAAAGATTTGGCATGGGACGAGAAGGAGATTAATGCTGTCTGCCATGCGATTGAAGCGCATAGTTTTTCAGCAGGTTTATCTCCCAGAACATTGGAAGCGAAAATTGTGCAAGATGCGGATCGGCTGGACTCTATTGGCATGATTGGTGTTGGGCGTTGTTTTTACACCGCTGGCCGTATGGGTTCTTCATTGTATGACCTTTATGATCCACTGGCAAAGCAGCGCGAATATAATGATAAGGCTTATACTATCGATCATTTCTTTACTAAGTTGTTTAAAATTGAATCAGGATTTCAGACTGTATCAGGTAGAAAAATGGCGAGTGAAAGGACTGAGCGAATGAAAATGTTCCTTGATGATTTTCTTGATGAGATTCAGGTTGAAGTAGCGGATTGA
- the tadA gene encoding tRNA adenosine(34) deaminase TadA, whose translation MTENFSDEYWMRRAIDLAMQAQAKGEIPVGAVLVADNKVIAEGFNHPITDHDPTAHAEILALRRGGEQLQNYRLLNTTLYVTLEPCVMCAGAMVHSRIQRLVYGASDMKTGAAGSLIDILRHPGMNHQIEITGGVLAEECSTMLSAFFKQRREQHKALKKMKAQ comes from the coding sequence GTGACAGAAAATTTTAGTGATGAATATTGGATGCGTCGGGCAATAGATTTAGCAATGCAAGCGCAAGCAAAGGGCGAAATTCCAGTTGGTGCTGTATTGGTAGCAGATAATAAGGTGATTGCTGAGGGATTTAACCATCCAATCACTGACCACGATCCCACCGCCCATGCAGAAATTCTTGCGTTACGGCGGGGCGGGGAACAATTGCAGAATTATCGTCTGTTGAATACGACACTGTATGTCACTTTAGAGCCTTGTGTCATGTGCGCAGGTGCGATGGTACACAGCCGGATACAACGGTTAGTTTATGGTGCCAGCGATATGAAAACGGGAGCAGCGGGATCATTGATTGATATCTTGCGTCATCCAGGCATGAATCACCAAATTGAGATTACCGGTGGTGTGTTGGCGGAAGAGTGCTCCACTATGTTGAGTGCTTTTTTTAAACAACGCAGGGAGCAGCATAAGGCGTTGAAAAAAATGAAAGCTCAGTAA
- the tnpA gene encoding IS200/IS605 family transposase, translated as MGIKAQSSAHTKWLCKYHIVFSPKYRRKVIFNNIRSSVGEILRDLCKYKGVEIIEGHLMPDHVHMLVSIPPKLSVSSFMGYLKGKSSLMIFDRHANLKYKFGNRKFWAEGFYVSTVGLNEATIQKYIREQEKSDLISDKLSSKEHVDPFKG; from the coding sequence ATGGGCATTAAAGCACAAAGCTCAGCGCATACAAAGTGGCTGTGTAAATACCATATCGTCTTTTCGCCGAAATATAGACGGAAAGTGATTTTTAATAATATTCGTTCAAGTGTGGGAGAGATCCTCAGAGACCTTTGTAAGTATAAAGGTGTGGAAATAATCGAAGGTCATCTCATGCCAGATCATGTTCATATGTTGGTGAGTATTCCACCAAAGCTAAGCGTTTCAAGCTTTATGGGATATTTGAAGGGTAAAAGTTCGTTGATGATCTTTGATAGACACGCCAATTTAAAATATAAATTTGGCAACAGAAAGTTTTGGGCGGAAGGGTTCTATGTCAGTACGGTAGGGCTAAATGAAGCGACAATTCAAAAGTATATCAGAGAGCAAGAAAAGTCGGATTTAATCTCGGATAAATTGAGTAGTAAAGAGCATGTAGACCCCTTCAAGGGGTAG